A single Pan troglodytes isolate AG18354 chromosome 19, NHGRI_mPanTro3-v2.0_pri, whole genome shotgun sequence DNA region contains:
- the CDK5R1 gene encoding cyclin-dependent kinase 5 activator 1 — MGTVLSLSPSYRKATLFEDGAATVGHYTAVQNSKNAKDKNLKRHSIISVLPWKRIVAVSAKKKNSKKVQPNSSYQNNITHLNNENLKKSLSCANLSTFAQPPPAQPPAPPASQLSGSQTGGSSSVKKAPHPAVTSAGTPKRVIVQASTSELLRCLGEFLCRRCYRLKHLSPTDPVLWLRSVDRSLLLQGWQDQGFITPANVVFLYMLCRDVISSEVGSDHELQAVLLTCLYLSYSYMGNEISYPLKPFLVESCKEAFWDRCLSVINLMSSKMLQINADPHYFTQVFSDLKNESGQEDKKRLLLGLDR; from the coding sequence ATGGGCACGGTGCTGTCCCTGTCTCCCAGCTACCGGAAGGCCACGCTGTTTGAGGATGGCGCGGCCACCGTGGGCCACTATACGGCCGTACAGAACAGCAAGAACGCCAAGGACAAGAACCTGAAGCGCCACTCCATCATCTCCGTGCTGCCTTGGAAGAGAATCGTGGCCGTGTCGGCCAAGAAGAAGAACTCCAAGAAGGTGCAGCCCAACAGCAGCTACCAGAACAACATCACGCACCTCAACAATGAGAACCTGAAGAAGTCGCTGTCGTGCGCCAACCTGTCCACATTCGCCCAGCCCCCACCGGCCCAGCCGCCTGCACCCCCGGCCAGCCAGCTCTCGGGTTCCCAGACCGGGGGCTCCTCCTCAGTCAAGAAAGCCCCTCACCCTGCCGTCACCTCCGCAGGGACGCCCAAACGGGTCATCGTCCAGGCGTCCACCAGTGAGCTGCTTCGCTGCCTGGGTGAGTTTCTCTGCCGCCGGTGCTACCGCCTGAAGCACCTGTCCCCCACGGACCCCGTGCTCTGGCTGCGCAGCGTGGACCGCTCGCTGCTTCTGCAGGGCTGGCAGGACCAGGGCTTCATCACGCCGGCCAACGTGGTCTTCCTCTACATGCTCTGCAGGGATGTTATCTCCTCCGAGGTGGGCTCGGATCACGAGCTCCAGGCCGTCCTGCTGACATGCCTGTACCTCTCCTACTCCTACATGGGCAACGAGATCTCCTACCCGCTCAAGCCCTTCCTGGTGGAGAGCTGCAAGGAGGCCTTTTGGGACCGTTGCCTCTCTGTCATCAACCTCATGAGCTCAAAGATGCTGCAGATAAATGCCGACCCACACTACTTCACACAGGTCTTCTCCGACCTGAAGAACGAGAGCGGCCAGGAGGACAAGAAGCGGCTCCTCCTAGGCCTGGATCGGTGA